One window of the Chryseotalea sp. WA131a genome contains the following:
- the arfB gene encoding aminoacyl-tRNA hydrolase — translation MPTRQVTSQLVASELEFVTSRSSGPGGQNVNKVNTKVTLRWPVVASVILSSEERDTITQKLASRITLEGELVISAQDKRSQLQNKEAALARLDELLTKAFVKKKKRKATKPSKVAVQKRIESKKRQGEKKKMRRVDY, via the coding sequence ATGCCAACGCGCCAAGTAACTTCACAATTAGTAGCAAGCGAATTAGAATTCGTTACCTCGCGCAGTAGCGGGCCGGGTGGGCAAAATGTAAACAAAGTTAATACAAAGGTTACCCTGCGTTGGCCAGTGGTTGCTTCTGTCATTCTTTCCTCAGAAGAAAGGGACACCATCACCCAAAAACTTGCCTCGCGCATTACCCTTGAGGGCGAACTCGTCATCTCTGCACAAGACAAGCGCTCGCAACTGCAAAACAAAGAAGCCGCGCTGGCAAGGCTGGATGAACTGCTCACCAAAGCCTTTGTTAAAAAGAAAAAACGGAAGGCTACCAAGCCGAGCAAAGTTGCAGTGCAAAAGCGAATCGAAAGCAAGAAAAGGCAAGGCGAGAAAAAGAAGATGAGGCGGGTGGATTATTAA
- a CDS encoding DUF1669 domain-containing protein: MDELVAYLQSSIADEVFSKEEKRTFKLLVQEKLLDQNQLNFLRGKVFELADQKINPNNYSFILEWTKTAISALATPPPLTTDAFFSPGEECWTTITHYIDRATKQLLICVFTISDNNITKSLLAAHKRRVQIKLITDNDKSLDMGSDIDELARAGIAVKMDITPNHMHHKFMIADQRTLITGSYNWTLSAAKYNHENILVTSEAGVIKSFANEFEQLWYVMQAF, encoded by the coding sequence ATGGATGAACTAGTAGCCTATCTGCAAAGCAGCATTGCAGACGAAGTTTTTTCAAAAGAAGAAAAGCGAACCTTCAAATTGCTGGTTCAAGAAAAACTGCTTGACCAAAATCAACTGAATTTTTTGCGCGGCAAAGTGTTTGAATTAGCCGATCAAAAAATTAATCCAAACAACTATTCCTTTATTTTAGAGTGGACCAAAACGGCTATCAGTGCATTGGCTACGCCACCACCACTAACGACCGATGCATTCTTTAGCCCCGGGGAAGAATGCTGGACCACTATCACGCATTACATTGATCGTGCTACCAAGCAATTACTGATTTGTGTATTTACGATTAGCGATAACAACATCACCAAAAGTTTGCTGGCCGCCCACAAAAGAAGAGTTCAAATCAAATTGATTACCGATAATGACAAGTCGTTGGATATGGGGTCTGATATTGATGAATTGGCAAGGGCAGGCATTGCTGTGAAGATGGACATCACACCCAACCACATGCATCATAAATTTATGATTGCCGACCAGCGCACTTTAATTACCGGCAGCTACAACTGGACACTGAGTGCAGCGAAATACAACCACGAAAATATTTTGGTCACAAGCGAAGCCGGGGTAATCAAATCTTTTGCAAATGAGTTTGAACAATTGTGGTATGTGATGCAAGCGTTTTAG
- a CDS encoding peptidylprolyl isomerase has translation MITLRSFIAAILVSLLIGCSSSPNKFSDTTLLAIADYQDHRQTDSLIQFLLNKNPEYRTAAALALASVQDSVAALQLGNMVLEDPVVEARMAAAFALGQTNCIASGNALIPALQDKDIRVKREVLEALGKTIRKEDLSVLKAVLPIDTLSQIGLAWANYQLGLRGLVDSTIVAKQSEFLKNMYPEGARLGAVHFFNRVQNIKINRYSTLLLGTCADKNVFVRITAVNALRKLDSAAAVNTLIRILKTDTDYRVRISAVRALASFNSLKASQAVIESLNDSNANVGIAASETLKALPELETQILEKSKATKNWRIQSNLYKLALELGKAGIEEEIIRLYKKSTNDYQKAALLNAASVSMAMFDFVANELKNNSVLVVKTTGAQALVNLNQKFSKERQQDFAAAYQEAILQGDPGVIGIVTSALKNPELKFKELIKDYSFLLVAKSKLSLPKDVEALQPLEEAIAYFEGKEKPNFPTNPFNHPIDWKLVKSIPANQQVKIKTDKGDVILKLWVEEAPGSVANFVELVNKKYFNNKNFHRVVPNFVIQGGCNRGDGFGSEDYSIRSEFNLRRYTEGSVGMASAGKDTEGTQWFITHSPTPHLDGRYTIFATVSKGMEVVHAMEVGDKIIDVSLIK, from the coding sequence TTGATTACCCTTCGAAGCTTCATAGCAGCCATACTCGTTTCACTTTTGATTGGGTGTAGCTCTTCTCCAAACAAATTTTCAGATACAACCTTATTGGCGATAGCCGATTACCAAGATCATCGGCAAACGGATAGCCTTATTCAATTCCTACTAAACAAAAATCCCGAATACAGAACAGCCGCTGCCTTGGCACTAGCATCGGTGCAAGATAGCGTTGCCGCGCTGCAACTTGGAAACATGGTGTTGGAAGACCCCGTTGTGGAGGCGCGCATGGCTGCAGCCTTCGCTTTGGGGCAAACCAATTGCATTGCATCGGGCAACGCACTGATACCAGCGCTGCAAGACAAAGATATTCGGGTAAAACGAGAAGTGTTGGAGGCATTAGGAAAAACAATACGCAAAGAAGACTTGTCAGTTTTGAAAGCAGTCTTACCAATTGACACGCTTTCGCAAATCGGTTTGGCGTGGGCCAATTATCAACTTGGCTTGCGCGGATTGGTCGACTCGACAATAGTGGCAAAGCAAAGCGAGTTTTTGAAAAATATGTATCCCGAAGGTGCACGATTGGGAGCGGTTCATTTTTTCAATCGTGTTCAAAACATAAAAATAAATCGTTACAGTACTCTCTTACTTGGCACTTGTGCCGATAAAAATGTTTTTGTGCGCATCACAGCGGTAAATGCTTTACGCAAACTAGATTCTGCGGCAGCAGTTAATACTCTTATCAGAATATTAAAAACAGACACGGATTACAGGGTGAGGATTTCTGCTGTGAGGGCATTGGCAAGTTTTAATTCATTAAAGGCTTCACAAGCAGTCATTGAAAGTTTAAATGATTCGAATGCAAATGTGGGCATTGCCGCATCCGAAACATTGAAGGCGCTACCCGAATTAGAAACACAGATTTTAGAAAAATCAAAGGCGACTAAAAACTGGAGGATCCAATCTAATCTCTACAAGCTTGCGCTGGAATTGGGGAAAGCTGGAATTGAAGAAGAGATCATTCGACTTTATAAAAAATCAACCAACGATTATCAAAAAGCAGCATTGCTCAATGCGGCATCGGTGTCGATGGCTATGTTTGATTTTGTTGCCAACGAATTAAAAAATAATTCAGTTTTGGTTGTCAAAACCACTGGAGCTCAAGCATTGGTCAACCTTAATCAGAAATTTTCAAAAGAAAGACAACAAGATTTTGCGGCCGCCTACCAAGAGGCCATTCTGCAAGGCGACCCTGGTGTGATTGGTATTGTTACTTCCGCACTTAAAAATCCAGAACTAAAATTTAAAGAATTAATAAAGGATTACTCGTTCTTATTGGTTGCGAAAAGTAAACTCTCTTTACCGAAAGATGTGGAGGCGTTGCAACCTTTAGAGGAAGCGATTGCCTATTTTGAAGGAAAAGAAAAACCTAATTTCCCCACGAATCCATTTAATCATCCCATCGATTGGAAATTGGTAAAGTCGATTCCTGCTAACCAACAAGTAAAAATCAAAACAGACAAGGGTGATGTTATTCTAAAGTTATGGGTAGAAGAAGCCCCTGGTTCTGTAGCCAATTTTGTAGAGTTGGTGAACAAAAAATATTTCAACAACAAAAATTTTCATCGTGTGGTCCCCAATTTTGTAATCCAAGGCGGCTGCAACCGGGGCGATGGTTTTGGCAGCGAAGACTATTCGATCCGCTCGGAGTTTAATTTACGAAGATATACCGAAGGCTCCGTGGGCATGGCATCTGCCGGAAAAGATACCGAAGGCACTCAATGGTTTATTACCCATTCACCAACGCCACACTTAGACGGACGATACACTATATTTGCCACCGTTAGCAAAGGCATGGAGGTAGTTCATGCCATGGAAGTGGGCGACAAAATTATCGATGTGTCTCTAATCAAATGA
- a CDS encoding polyprenyl synthetase family protein, with product MLNQYKEQIESEITRQKYGQQPNSLYEPIRYIMSLGGKRLRPLLTLLAYSLYKSNVKDVVKYAVAVEAFHNFTLLHDDIMDKAPLRRGKATVHEKWNVNTAILSGDVMLVRVYDMFLELEGEKLKSVLKIFNQCAAEVCEGQQWDMEFESKKKVTEAQYIEMIRLKTAVLLGFALELGAVLADAPESDRVALRSFGTNIGIGFQLKDDLLDVYADQKKFGKQVGGDIIANKKTYLLIKSIEKARGKDKIELQKWLTVKKFDNRKKVKAITAIYDRLKVSEMTEQKINFYFGEGFQSLDRLSANQTILKSFAEELIKRQS from the coding sequence ATGCTTAATCAATATAAAGAACAGATTGAATCAGAAATCACCCGTCAAAAGTACGGCCAACAGCCCAATTCGCTTTACGAGCCCATTCGCTATATCATGTCTCTTGGCGGAAAACGCTTGCGCCCTCTGCTCACATTGCTAGCCTATTCATTGTATAAAAGCAATGTTAAAGATGTAGTGAAGTATGCCGTGGCGGTGGAGGCGTTTCACAACTTTACTTTGTTGCACGATGACATTATGGACAAAGCACCCCTTCGAAGAGGCAAAGCCACTGTGCACGAAAAGTGGAATGTAAATACCGCTATTCTCTCAGGCGATGTGATGTTGGTGCGGGTGTATGACATGTTCTTAGAATTGGAGGGAGAGAAACTTAAATCTGTTTTAAAAATCTTCAATCAATGTGCAGCCGAAGTATGTGAAGGTCAACAATGGGATATGGAATTTGAATCGAAGAAAAAAGTTACGGAGGCACAATACATTGAAATGATTCGTTTGAAGACAGCAGTGCTGTTGGGCTTTGCACTGGAGCTAGGTGCTGTTTTGGCCGATGCGCCCGAAAGTGATCGTGTAGCGTTACGTTCTTTTGGAACTAACATCGGGATCGGGTTTCAGTTAAAAGACGATCTGCTAGATGTATATGCCGACCAGAAAAAATTTGGTAAGCAAGTTGGTGGCGATATTATTGCCAATAAAAAGACCTATCTACTGATCAAGTCAATTGAAAAGGCAAGAGGAAAAGATAAAATAGAATTGCAGAAGTGGCTAACAGTTAAAAAATTTGACAACCGAAAAAAGGTAAAGGCAATCACAGCGATTTACGATAGATTAAAGGTCAGTGAAATGACCGAACAAAAAATCAATTTCTACTTTGGTGAAGGCTTTCAATCGCTCGATAGACTTTCAGCAAATCAAACAATCCTTAAATCATTCGCGGAGGAGTTAATAAAGAGGCAATCCTAA
- a CDS encoding ureidoglycolate lyase encodes MITNAPPDYLNPNLPEGLGRVKVPIIEATEMSVKNYGFLVDNPAHFKIEISRWPAQGWRPVDSDSGDEGGTKEGIFLSEWKGEILYGSNEAVGGNYVLGYGNEPTQASTQTNSKPNKILLWHANYHPDGGQLFFPIDNRPYLVPVALPGDDIRPDQFICFLCEGNKGFYIHPNIWHEGVFAIEGSQRFLDRQGAVHARVSVDFAREFQCLLEIPLSDL; translated from the coding sequence ATGATAACGAATGCCCCACCTGATTACCTCAACCCAAATTTGCCTGAAGGGCTTGGTCGAGTTAAAGTTCCCATCATCGAAGCAACTGAGATGAGCGTAAAAAACTATGGCTTTTTGGTAGACAACCCCGCACATTTTAAGATAGAAATTTCTCGATGGCCCGCGCAAGGTTGGCGGCCTGTTGATAGCGACAGTGGCGATGAAGGAGGAACGAAAGAAGGTATTTTTCTAAGTGAATGGAAAGGCGAGATACTTTACGGAAGCAATGAGGCAGTAGGAGGAAACTATGTTTTAGGTTATGGAAACGAACCCACACAAGCATCAACACAAACAAACAGTAAACCCAACAAGATACTGTTGTGGCACGCTAATTATCACCCCGATGGTGGTCAACTATTTTTTCCGATCGATAACCGACCCTACCTGGTGCCAGTGGCATTGCCAGGAGATGACATTCGCCCTGACCAATTTATTTGCTTTTTATGCGAGGGCAATAAAGGTTTCTACATCCACCCAAATATTTGGCACGAAGGCGTTTTTGCCATTGAGGGAAGCCAACGATTTTTAGATCGGCAAGGGGCGGTGCATGCACGGGTGTCGGTGGACTTTGCCCGAGAGTTTCAGTGCTTGCTGGAAATACCTTTGTCAGATTTGTAG
- a CDS encoding S9 family peptidase: MRYLVLLLCLNSFSAFAQKKITTTPTAKKPLTHSVYDGWKEIPYKSLTPDGAVAVMTINPQDGDGKAVFYHLKTNMQDSVKRAAEIGLTFDSKQVVFKIKPQQNVVKELRRQKKKKEDLPKDSLGIYSIATRKTEKVAEVKSFKIPEKAGGWVAYQLEAKKEVKPKVDDKPKTEVKPEEKKEEKKSTKKKKGNSDDNGYTLVLRSLADAKEKSFGYVKDYTFAKFGQGLLFSSTGNDSTMKAGVYWYDLTNGNLAALHQGKSKFKYKGLSISEDGKQAAFLVDTDTTKALVRHFQLHVWKQGEASAKFVDAEKALVLPTNWLVSEHYTPLFSKDGSKLFFGSAPTPAVADTTLLPEEMAVVEVWGGNDDYIYSQQNKQLDTEKKRSYLVAYDLATNTIRQIGNKDVPTITIGNEGNSKILLGESDVKHRKMITWDTQNFSDVYVFDLSTNTRKLVQEKLKGNANLSPLAEYVYWYSLPDTTWFAHHIATEKTSPVSKGIRAGDEEDDHPDFPSSYGLAGWTKDDVHLLIYDRYDIWSLDPKGNEAPVNLTKIGRTEKIRFRYVRLDSEERFIDPDKELLLSAFNETTKASGYYKFNLKTNQLTKLMMSDHRYSFTAKAKNANQLLFTRESFREYPDVWTTDFSFATPKKITDANLQMKNYFWGSVEKVSWTSLDNIPLEGLLYKPEGFDPKKKYPMMVYFYEKYADDIHQHYAPAPIRSFINFSLYASNGYLVFVPDIVYKIGYPGESAHNCVLPGVTSLISKGFVDEKHIGVQGHSWGGYQAAYLITRTNLFAAAEAGAPVVNMVSAYGGVRWESGLSRMFQYEKSQTRLGASLWQKPLLYLENSPIFFADKVQTPLLMMHNDADGAVPWYQGIEFYMAMRRLNKPVWMLNYNGQGHGLTQRQDRTDFAIRMMQFFDHYLKGTPMAPWMKQGISAVEKGTMKGY; this comes from the coding sequence ATGCGCTATCTTGTATTGCTTCTTTGCTTGAATTCGTTTTCTGCCTTTGCACAGAAAAAAATCACCACTACACCCACTGCCAAAAAACCGTTAACTCATTCGGTGTATGATGGCTGGAAAGAAATTCCATATAAATCATTAACTCCCGATGGCGCGGTGGCCGTGATGACTATCAACCCGCAAGATGGAGATGGCAAGGCCGTGTTCTATCATCTCAAAACCAATATGCAAGATTCTGTTAAGCGTGCAGCCGAAATCGGGCTCACGTTTGATAGCAAGCAAGTCGTCTTCAAAATCAAGCCGCAGCAGAATGTAGTGAAGGAATTGCGAAGGCAGAAAAAGAAAAAAGAAGATTTGCCAAAAGATTCATTAGGCATTTATTCAATAGCCACAAGAAAAACTGAAAAAGTAGCCGAGGTAAAATCATTTAAAATCCCTGAGAAGGCAGGCGGATGGGTGGCGTATCAATTAGAAGCTAAAAAGGAAGTAAAGCCCAAGGTGGATGATAAACCCAAGACCGAGGTAAAGCCTGAAGAAAAGAAAGAAGAGAAAAAATCTACTAAAAAGAAAAAAGGCAACTCCGATGATAACGGCTATACCCTTGTGCTGCGCTCATTAGCAGATGCCAAGGAAAAGTCTTTTGGATATGTAAAAGACTATACGTTCGCCAAATTTGGTCAAGGATTATTGTTTTCCTCCACGGGAAACGACTCGACCATGAAAGCGGGCGTATATTGGTATGACTTGACCAACGGCAATCTTGCCGCATTGCATCAAGGCAAATCTAAATTCAAATACAAAGGCCTTTCCATCAGCGAAGACGGAAAACAAGCGGCCTTCTTAGTGGACACCGATACAACAAAAGCACTCGTGCGCCATTTCCAACTTCACGTTTGGAAGCAAGGCGAGGCATCAGCAAAATTTGTCGATGCGGAAAAAGCATTGGTGTTGCCCACGAATTGGTTGGTAAGCGAACATTACACACCGCTATTCAGCAAAGATGGGAGCAAATTATTTTTTGGTTCAGCACCAACTCCAGCCGTTGCCGATACCACACTGCTTCCCGAAGAAATGGCCGTTGTCGAAGTTTGGGGCGGCAATGACGATTATATTTATTCGCAGCAAAACAAACAGCTGGATACTGAAAAGAAGCGCAGCTATTTAGTAGCCTATGATTTGGCAACAAATACCATTAGGCAGATAGGCAACAAAGATGTTCCCACGATTACCATTGGTAACGAGGGCAATTCAAAAATTCTGCTGGGAGAAAGTGATGTAAAGCACCGAAAGATGATTACATGGGACACCCAGAATTTTTCAGACGTATATGTGTTTGATCTGTCCACTAACACTCGAAAATTGGTGCAAGAAAAATTAAAAGGAAACGCCAATCTCTCGCCATTAGCAGAGTATGTGTATTGGTATAGCCTGCCTGATACAACTTGGTTTGCCCATCACATCGCTACAGAAAAAACCAGCCCGGTTTCAAAAGGCATTCGCGCAGGCGATGAAGAAGATGACCACCCTGATTTTCCAAGCTCATATGGTTTGGCAGGTTGGACAAAAGATGATGTGCACTTATTGATTTACGACCGCTACGATATTTGGTCACTCGATCCAAAAGGCAATGAAGCGCCTGTCAATCTTACTAAGATTGGCCGCACTGAAAAGATTCGATTCCGTTATGTTCGGCTTGATAGTGAAGAAAGATTTATAGATCCCGACAAAGAACTTTTGTTGAGTGCATTTAATGAAACGACCAAGGCTTCGGGCTACTACAAATTCAATTTAAAAACCAATCAACTGACAAAGTTAATGATGAGCGATCATCGCTATTCGTTTACTGCGAAAGCTAAGAATGCGAATCAACTACTTTTTACCAGAGAGAGTTTCCGCGAATATCCCGATGTGTGGACCACCGATTTCTCATTTGCAACGCCAAAGAAAATTACTGATGCTAATCTACAAATGAAAAATTATTTCTGGGGCTCGGTTGAAAAAGTTTCATGGACTTCGTTGGACAATATTCCACTAGAAGGCTTGTTATATAAGCCCGAAGGCTTTGATCCAAAAAAGAAATACCCGATGATGGTTTATTTCTACGAGAAGTATGCAGACGACATCCATCAGCACTATGCACCAGCGCCTATTCGGTCTTTTATTAACTTCTCTTTATATGCCAGTAATGGCTATTTGGTTTTTGTGCCAGACATCGTTTACAAAATCGGCTACCCAGGCGAGAGTGCACATAACTGCGTGTTGCCGGGTGTTACATCTTTAATCAGCAAAGGATTTGTAGATGAGAAACATATTGGAGTACAAGGCCATAGTTGGGGAGGCTATCAAGCAGCTTATTTGATCACGCGCACTAATTTATTTGCTGCTGCTGAAGCGGGCGCACCTGTAGTGAACATGGTCAGTGCATATGGTGGTGTGCGTTGGGAGAGTGGTTTGAGTCGAATGTTTCAATACGAAAAATCACAAACCAGATTGGGGGCTTCACTGTGGCAGAAACCATTGCTTTATTTAGAAAACTCCCCCATCTTCTTTGCCGACAAAGTGCAAACGCCATTACTAATGATGCACAATGATGCGGATGGCGCGGTGCCGTGGTACCAAGGGATCGAATTCTATATGGCTATGCGTAGGCTGAACAAGCCCGTGTGGATGCTCAACTACAACGGTCAGGGCCACGGCCTCACACAGCGGCAAGACCGCACCGACTTCGCCATTCGCATGATGCAGTTTTTTGACCACTACCTGAAAGGCACACCCATGGCACCGTGGATGAAGCAAGGGATATCTGCTGTGGAGAAGGGGACTATGAAGGGGTATTAA
- a CDS encoding Abi family protein: MPKPPKTITEQITLLQSRNMTFKDLPNAPHFLSNISYYRLKGYWWEMQDNQVNHHFRNGSVFEDVIDLYNFDRHFRLIVFNAIERIEIALRTKLIYHFSLSHGAEWYLNPSLFDKQKEFALFVSKIYSDMGRSSEEFIVKHFENHPTEHPESWKGLEVLTLGTLSKLYQNIKHQMPQKSQIANEFGLNNQKYLASWLLTITLIRNIIAHHGRLWNRVVINKYDWPPSTNKPLLSYIPNNVQRRKIFPILSAIIYLNNEVSPKHHIKSELSQLFQNFPNIQLGRMGFPVNWRNEPIWQ; this comes from the coding sequence ATGCCCAAACCGCCTAAAACAATCACTGAGCAAATTACCCTTCTACAAAGTCGCAACATGACTTTTAAGGATTTGCCTAATGCTCCGCATTTTCTTTCCAATATCTCATACTACAGGTTAAAAGGTTATTGGTGGGAAATGCAGGACAATCAAGTGAATCATCATTTTCGAAACGGAAGCGTTTTTGAAGATGTAATCGACTTATACAACTTTGATAGACATTTCCGGCTTATTGTCTTTAATGCAATCGAGCGAATTGAAATTGCCTTGCGTACAAAATTAATTTATCACTTCTCCCTGTCTCATGGTGCTGAATGGTATTTAAATCCATCCTTATTTGATAAACAAAAAGAGTTTGCCTTGTTTGTATCAAAAATTTATTCTGATATGGGTAGGAGTAGCGAAGAATTTATAGTAAAGCATTTTGAAAATCATCCAACGGAACACCCAGAAAGCTGGAAAGGATTAGAGGTTTTAACACTTGGAACTCTTTCTAAGCTTTATCAGAATATTAAACATCAAATGCCTCAAAAAAGTCAAATAGCTAATGAATTTGGTCTAAACAATCAAAAGTATCTTGCTAGCTGGTTGCTCACGATAACCTTGATTAGAAATATCATTGCGCATCATGGAAGGCTATGGAACAGAGTTGTCATTAATAAATATGATTGGCCTCCAAGCACGAACAAACCACTCTTAAGCTATATTCCCAATAACGTTCAAAGACGCAAAATCTTTCCAATTCTTTCAGCTATAATTTATCTTAACAATGAAGTAAGTCCAAAGCATCATATAAAGTCAGAGCTATCGCAATTATTTCAAAATTTTCCGAATATTCAATTAGGCAGAATGGGCTTCCCTGTGAATTGGAGGAATGAACCTATTTGGCAATAG
- the feoB gene encoding ferrous iron transport protein B: MANGKRLKIALVGKPNSGKSSLFNQLTGLNQKIGNFPGVTVDKRIGFCQLDENIQGEIIDLPGIYSLYPRTLDEKIVTEIFTDQQNKLYPDKVVLIADATNLKNCLLLLTQLMDLKIPSVLALNMMDLAAKSGLSMDVKKLASKLDMPVVMINARQGHGIVELKRCMAKDLKASHKTVFTIDEEIRPVVEKIKTHFHLQADYEAYQYLQQPDNLVFLKPEQREFIKSTAKENGFFAHKYQGAETVTRYGFIQELLNEIVIKKSTREWKKVSYGIDKVLTHKVWGYLIFFVVLFLIFQSIFAWAQIPMDFIDNSFARLSNVLAKELPEGPLFELISQGIVPGIGGIVIFIPQIAILFAFIAILEETGYMARVVFMMDKIMRKFGLNGKSVVPLMSGWACAIPAIMATRTIDNWKDRLITIFVTPFMSCSARLPVFTILVALIIPDTKLFGFFNYQGLVLMGLYLLGFLAAILSAWAMKFIIKTTERSFLMMELPTYRMPKWSNVGYTIIEKTKAFVFEAGKVILAISVILWVLASYGPIDEMNAAKKLMREEGQKLNLTEAQIADNVAAYKLEHSYAGKLGKSIEPVIKPLGFDWKIGIALVTSFAAREVFVGTIATIYSIGSAEDQPTIKQRLKKEINPETGGPRYTPAVGMSLLVFYTFAMQCMSTLAIVKRETKGWKWPLIQLAYMTGLAYLSAFIVFQTMS, from the coding sequence ATGGCAAACGGAAAGCGCTTAAAAATCGCCCTGGTGGGCAAACCAAACTCAGGCAAATCATCTTTGTTCAATCAACTGACAGGGCTTAACCAAAAAATCGGAAATTTTCCGGGCGTAACGGTTGACAAGCGGATTGGCTTTTGTCAATTGGATGAAAACATACAGGGAGAGATAATCGATTTGCCGGGCATTTATAGTTTGTATCCCCGAACCTTAGATGAAAAAATCGTAACCGAAATTTTTACCGATCAGCAAAACAAGCTCTACCCCGACAAGGTAGTACTGATTGCCGATGCCACCAATTTAAAAAACTGTCTGTTGCTGCTTACGCAATTGATGGATCTCAAGATTCCCTCGGTATTGGCTTTGAACATGATGGACCTGGCCGCGAAGTCGGGGCTGAGCATGGATGTAAAGAAATTGGCCAGCAAGCTGGATATGCCCGTGGTGATGATTAATGCTCGGCAAGGCCACGGAATTGTGGAACTAAAGCGCTGCATGGCAAAGGATCTGAAGGCATCGCACAAAACAGTATTTACCATTGATGAAGAAATAAGGCCTGTAGTTGAGAAAATCAAAACCCATTTTCACCTGCAAGCCGATTACGAAGCTTACCAATATCTTCAGCAACCCGATAATCTCGTTTTTTTAAAACCTGAACAACGCGAGTTTATTAAATCAACGGCAAAGGAAAACGGATTTTTCGCCCATAAATACCAAGGGGCTGAAACCGTAACCCGCTACGGGTTCATTCAAGAGCTGTTAAATGAAATCGTTATTAAAAAATCCACCCGCGAGTGGAAAAAAGTTTCCTATGGCATTGATAAGGTACTGACGCACAAAGTGTGGGGCTACCTCATTTTCTTTGTGGTGCTGTTCCTAATTTTTCAGTCCATTTTTGCGTGGGCGCAAATCCCGATGGATTTCATTGATAATTCGTTTGCCCGTCTGAGCAATGTGTTGGCGAAAGAACTGCCGGAGGGACCTTTGTTTGAATTGATTTCACAAGGCATTGTGCCCGGCATTGGCGGCATTGTTATTTTCATTCCACAGATTGCCATCTTGTTTGCTTTCATCGCTATTTTAGAAGAAACAGGCTATATGGCACGCGTGGTTTTTATGATGGACAAAATCATGCGAAAGTTCGGCCTTAACGGGAAAAGTGTGGTGCCATTGATGTCAGGTTGGGCGTGTGCCATACCCGCCATCATGGCCACGCGCACGATTGATAATTGGAAGGATCGGTTGATCACCATTTTCGTAACACCTTTTATGAGTTGCTCGGCAAGGTTGCCGGTATTCACCATTTTAGTAGCATTGATTATTCCGGACACCAAATTATTTGGCTTCTTCAATTACCAAGGGTTGGTGTTGATGGGCTTATATCTGTTGGGATTTTTGGCCGCCATCCTCTCGGCTTGGGCGATGAAATTCATCATTAAAACAACAGAGCGGAGTTTTTTAATGATGGAGCTACCCACTTATCGAATGCCCAAGTGGAGTAATGTTGGCTACACCATTATTGAGAAAACCAAAGCCTTTGTATTCGAAGCGGGGAAGGTAATTTTAGCCATCTCGGTTATCTTATGGGTACTGGCTAGTTATGGCCCTATTGACGAAATGAATGCAGCCAAAAAATTAATGCGGGAGGAAGGACAAAAGCTTAACCTAACCGAAGCCCAAATTGCAGATAATGTTGCGGCCTATAAATTAGAGCATTCGTATGCTGGCAAACTCGGTAAAAGTATCGAGCCAGTGATTAAGCCTTTGGGCTTTGATTGGAAAATCGGAATTGCTTTAGTGACCTCCTTTGCTGCGCGCGAAGTGTTTGTGGGTACCATAGCAACCATTTATAGCATTGGCAGTGCCGAAGACCAACCCACCATTAAACAACGGCTGAAAAAAGAGATTAATCCAGAGACAGGTGGCCCTCGCTACACACCCGCAGTGGGTATGTCGCTCTTGGTATTTTATACTTTTGCCATGCAGTGCATGAGCACGTTGGCCATCGTGAAGCGCGAAACCAAAGGATGGAAATGGCCTCTTATTCAGTTGGCTTACATGACTGGGTTGGCCTACTTATCGGCCTTTATTGTTTTCCAAACCATGTCATAG
- a CDS encoding ferrous iron transport protein A: MAKTVSEMKPGETGVIAHFDDEQIAIKLMEMGFLPGTAIRFNFAAPFGDPVCVTVSDYDLSLRIEEASTITIIN; this comes from the coding sequence ATGGCCAAAACGGTATCAGAAATGAAGCCTGGCGAGACAGGGGTAATTGCCCATTTTGATGATGAGCAAATTGCCATTAAGTTGATGGAGATGGGTTTTCTGCCTGGGACGGCTATCCGCTTCAATTTTGCCGCACCTTTTGGCGATCCGGTGTGCGTTACCGTTTCAGATTACGATCTATCGCTACGTATTGAAGAGGCTTCCACCATTACCATTATCAACTAA